In the Cellvibrio sp. KY-GH-1 genome, AGTCGATTCCCGCGTAAGTCGTGGTTGCCAGTAAATGCTCTGGCTTATCCGGTACACATACAAAACTATGCACAAAGTAATAAAATCCATCCAATGCAGTAGATGCAAACACGGCGTCAGCATCAGCGTTTTTATTCCAGCTAACCGCACTCCATTCAATGTGCGGTAACCTGGCGGGAACTGGCAATTGCTTTTCCTCTGCATAACGGGAGAAATGAATAACCCTACCCGGGATTATCCCTAACCCTTTTGCCCCGCCATGCTCCTCGCCAAAATCAAACAACATTTGCATCCCAACACAAATGCCCAACATGGGCTTACCCTGGGATACATAGGTTTTGATCGCATTATCCAGCGAATATTCCTTTAACTTTTGCATACAATATGGAAAGGAACCAACGCCAGGTAAAACTAATCGATCTGCCGCAATAATACGCTCAGGATCGCGAGTCAATTCCACTTCACAACCAATAAATTCAAACGCGTTCGTCAAACTGCGGATATTGCCTACACCATAATCAACAATCACGAGCTTCATACACTGACCTCGCGTCTCACTGGATATCCTGCATCCGCGATTGCCACTTTTACGTTGCCAATAGAAATCAGGTCATAATGAAATATGCTCGCACAAGCAATAGCACTGGGAACAGTCGTATTTAAAAGGCTCGCGATATCGCTCACTTTACCCATTCCGCCGCAGGCTATTACGGGAATAGAAACCGCGCGATTTACTGCGGCAATCAATTGATTGTCAAAGCCCCGTTTTGTACCTTCCTGATCAATCGAAGTTATCAATAATTCGCCTGCACCAAGGCTCTCTAATTTTTTTGCCCAATCGATTGCATTTAGTTGCGTCGGTTCACGACCATTATCGATGTAGGCCTCCCAGGAACTGCCCACGCGTTTAGCCTCGATTGAGGCAACTACACACTGGTTACCAAAACGTTGGGAAGCCTTCTGAATAATCTCCGGGTTGTGCACGGCTGCGGTGTTGATCGCGACTTTATCCGCACCCGATTGCAAACACTGGTGAATGTCATCCAGAGTACGAATACCACCGCCCATGGTGATAGGTATAAAAATTTCCTTACAGGCCGCTTCAACAATATGAAATAAATTGTTGCGATCATAAAGACTGGCAACTGCATCCATAAAAAGGATCTCATCTATTCCACTCTGGTAATAGCGGAGCGCCATTTCGTTAGGGTTACCCACTTTCCTGAGCCCCTCTAAATGGATTCCCTTGATCACAAACTCATTTTTAATATCGATTCGGGAAATAACTCTCACGCGGTACCTGCCCAATCAACAAACTTTTTCTGATTGCTGGTTTTCCACACATCTTCATCACGCAGAATATCTAAAAAACGCATACAGCTATTCCCTTCGCCAAAATGCTGAACAGGTTCGACCGTAAGGTTTTTTATTGCGTAAATTGCCGCGTCTATTTCATCTTTTTGACTAAGGCAATTAATAACACTTGGCAAGTCAGCACGATCCGTTTGCCGGGTTCCAATGTTAATAGCCGGCACACCATAGTAAGGTGCCTCCATTAATGCGGAACTGGAATTGCCAATCATGTAGCTGGCATGTTTTAACAGTGTCAGGAAGTAATCAAAACGCATTGAGGGGTAAACTTTAAAATGCAAGGTATTGCTTTCTATGCGCGAATATTCATGAATAATAGCAGCACTGCCGCTATCATTATTGGGATAGATAACGACGTAGTTTTCTCCAGACTCGACTACCGCATCGACCAAACACTTCACTTGCCTGCGCATGTCATCCACCTCGGTAGTGACCGGGTGAAAAAGCATAATGGCGTATTGCTCAAACGGAATGCCATACCATTCCTTTACTTGCTCAAGACTGGGTAAGTCGGGAGAAAACAACGCGTCCACATCAGGGGACCCAATAGGATAAACATTGTTGCGATTTTCGCCTAACTGAATAAGACGCTGCATTGCTCGTTCATTAGAGACGAAATGCAAGTGAGAAAGCTTACTTACGGAGTGGCGAATCAAGTCATCAATGGTACCGGAGACTTCACCACCCTCGATATGTGCAACCAGGATATTATTGAGACTTCCAACAATGGCGCCCGCCATAGCTTCTACCCTGTCACCGTGAACCACGATCATATCCGGCTTAATTTCTTTTACGTAATCTGAAAGCCCCGCGATGGTTTTAGCGAGTATAGAATCCATCGTATCGCTGTAATTCTGATTGATGAATTTATAAATATTTTTATACCCGCGATTTTCAACCTCCATGCAAGTCAGACCGTATTTGCGAAGCATGTGCATGCCCGTCACAAACACATGAATTTCAAACTGACTTGCCTTATCCATCACATCCAGCAGCGAACGTATTTTCCCGAAATCAGCGCGAGTACCTGTGAGGAATACAATTTTTTTTCTCATTACGATACCCAATTAATCGTCAAGCACGTGGAGGCAGGCCGACAACTTGACGATATGCCACCAATTCATCTGCAGCAATGTCCTCAGACGCAGGTTTGCCTATCACATCATCATAAAACTCAGCCAATATCTCTCCGGTGCCAGGGCGCTTTACCCAAATATTTTCGGCACTAAATAGTTCACCTTTTTTAACGGGTTTGATAGTAACTACCGTAGCGTAGGCAAAATTAATCGTTGGTTGTTCCTCTTTCACTATGCCTTTACGGCCTCCACGCATTTTGTGCAACAGCGCTGCACCAGTAATAAGTTCGTTTAATGCAGCCGGGTCCATTGAGCACACAATGTCCGGCCCTTCGCGGGACATGGAGTCAGTAAAGTGACGCTCCAAAATATCCGCTCCAAGCGCAACAGCACCCAGGCATGCATAATTTCCTAACGTATGATCAGACAATCCCACAACCGCATCAGGAAACTCCTGCTGTAATTCGCGTACTGCCTCAAGCCTTACTAATTCCGGTGGGGTGGGATAAATATTGGTACAGTGCATCAACGCATACGGCACCTTGTATTCGCGAAATATCGCCACTGCCTTGCGAATACTTTCAATGGTATTCATGCCGGTGCTTAAAATAATTGGCTTACCTTTTTGGGCAATATGTTTAATTAACGGGTAATTATTGCATTCACCTGAACCGATTTTATATGCGGGAACATTCATGCGCTCCAGGCGCTCAGCGGCAGCGCGTGAAAACGGGGTGCTAATAAATACTGCCCCCTTGGCCATAACATATTGCTGCAAAGCAATTTCATCTGCTTCGTTAAGCGCACATTCTTCCATGATTTTATAAATAGGCTTATCAGAATTCCCCGGCTTGATGCGCTTCGCCTCACCGGCCATTTCATCTTCCACTATGTGCGTTTGATGCTTAATAACTTCTGCGCCCGCTGCAACGGCGGCATCGACCATTTGCTTGGCAATCTCCAACGAGCCATTGTGATTGATACCAATTTCCGCAATTACCAGCGGAGGATAATCCGGCCCAACCAAACGACCGCCGATATTAATTACATTTCTTGCCATCTTCT is a window encoding:
- the hisH gene encoding imidazole glycerol phosphate synthase subunit HisH, whose amino-acid sequence is MKLVIVDYGVGNIRSLTNAFEFIGCEVELTRDPERIIAADRLVLPGVGSFPYCMQKLKEYSLDNAIKTYVSQGKPMLGICVGMQMLFDFGEEHGGAKGLGIIPGRVIHFSRYAEEKQLPVPARLPHIEWSAVSWNKNADADAVFASTALDGFYYFVHSFVCVPDKPEHLLATTTYAGIDYCSMAINGRVCGVQFHPEKSGALGLSLLKSFVFN
- the hisF gene encoding imidazole glycerol phosphate synthase subunit HisF encodes the protein MRVISRIDIKNEFVIKGIHLEGLRKVGNPNEMALRYYQSGIDEILFMDAVASLYDRNNLFHIVEAACKEIFIPITMGGGIRTLDDIHQCLQSGADKVAINTAAVHNPEIIQKASQRFGNQCVVASIEAKRVGSSWEAYIDNGREPTQLNAIDWAKKLESLGAGELLITSIDQEGTKRGFDNQLIAAVNRAVSIPVIACGGMGKVSDIASLLNTTVPSAIACASIFHYDLISIGNVKVAIADAGYPVRREVSV
- the neuC gene encoding UDP-N-acetylglucosamine 2-epimerase, whose product is MRKKIVFLTGTRADFGKIRSLLDVMDKASQFEIHVFVTGMHMLRKYGLTCMEVENRGYKNIYKFINQNYSDTMDSILAKTIAGLSDYVKEIKPDMIVVHGDRVEAMAGAIVGSLNNILVAHIEGGEVSGTIDDLIRHSVSKLSHLHFVSNERAMQRLIQLGENRNNVYPIGSPDVDALFSPDLPSLEQVKEWYGIPFEQYAIMLFHPVTTEVDDMRRQVKCLVDAVVESGENYVVIYPNNDSGSAAIIHEYSRIESNTLHFKVYPSMRFDYFLTLLKHASYMIGNSSSALMEAPYYGVPAINIGTRQTDRADLPSVINCLSQKDEIDAAIYAIKNLTVEPVQHFGEGNSCMRFLDILRDEDVWKTSNQKKFVDWAGTA
- a CDS encoding N-acetylneuraminate synthase family protein; amino-acid sequence: MARNVINIGGRLVGPDYPPLVIAEIGINHNGSLEIAKQMVDAAVAAGAEVIKHQTHIVEDEMAGEAKRIKPGNSDKPIYKIMEECALNEADEIALQQYVMAKGAVFISTPFSRAAAERLERMNVPAYKIGSGECNNYPLIKHIAQKGKPIILSTGMNTIESIRKAVAIFREYKVPYALMHCTNIYPTPPELVRLEAVRELQQEFPDAVVGLSDHTLGNYACLGAVALGADILERHFTDSMSREGPDIVCSMDPAALNELITGAALLHKMRGGRKGIVKEEQPTINFAYATVVTIKPVKKGELFSAENIWVKRPGTGEILAEFYDDVIGKPASEDIAADELVAYRQVVGLPPRA